In the genome of Caballeronia sp. NK8, the window TCAGCCTTGCAAAACGCCGCTTTTTCAGACGATTTGGAACATCGCTGAAATTTCGCAGGAAGGTCGGGGAAAGGGGCACGTGCGGCATCATTGAACGTACATGTCTTCGCCGGCGAACAGCGTGCGTTGCACGTCGATTGTAAAAAAATTTGCTAAGTCGAGTTAATCGTTTACTTAGGCACCCGAATAATCTAAATTTACGACCGGGAAACCCACGACAACTTACAGATGCAGAGGCACAAGCTGAAAGTTGTTATTTGCTTTTTCGCTGGTTTCCACGGTCGAGCAAGTCATTACTCAAAATAAACAACATAGACATCGTAAAATGTTTGATCTTCGCAAGCACCAGTACAACTATTTCTATAATCTCGCGACAGTTGTGGAGGATTTGATCCCCGCCAACATTTGCGATCACCTTACAACCAGAATAAACGGAATAATTGCGGACGGTCTAGTTGATCATGTCTGCCATAGCTCTCTAGGAACTGATGCCGTTTCGGATTTAGGGGGTGCATATAATCACCACATTTTTAAAGGCGAAGATATTCGCACCCATCTCCCCGAGCTAGCGGCCGTCTATCATGCAGTCCTTCCCCTGATCAGCATCATTACATGTTCGGACACGGTCGTTTCACCCTATGCCGTTTCCGACATCAACATCAAGGCATACCCCGCCGGCGGCGGTACTCTGGGGCTTCACTACGACACCAACGGTATTACCGTTCTCTTGTCTCTTACCGAAAATACCGAGGCACCACTCCGAATGCAGATTCCGCGCTCACACCCGAGCAAAAAGGAGCCGTGGATTGAGCACAAAAACATCTACGCAAAAAAAGGGGCACTTCTCGTGATGCAGGGCCGCAAAACCCTGCACGATAGCGAACCCACCATAGCGGAACAAAAGCTTTCGGTCATCATGAATTACTATGAGCGCCACGATACCTATAGACACGAAGACTTTGACAACTTCGTTTATTACGGAATCAAACCAGCCGAGTTAGTGTAACGACTTTTTAAATTTACTTGCCGAGCCGCCCGGCGGCTCGGCTCCGTACGTCCATATATGAAACTGAACCGACTTGACTTGTTACTTGGCATTCTCGTTACCATTCTTTGGGGCTGCAATTTCACAGTCATTGAGGTAGGATTGAAATCGCTCGACCCTTTTGTTCTCACATTCCTGAGATTTTTGTGTTGCGCCTTCCCCGCCGTATTCTTCATCCCGCGACCAAGAAACGTAGCAACTAAATTTATCGCCGCATATGGATTTCTTTTCGGGGTAGGCCTGTGGTGGGTTGTGAACTTCGCAATGTACAATGGATTGTCTGCCGGGACGTCGTCGGTGTTCCTGCAATTCAGCGCGTTCTTTACAATCATTCTAAGTAGAATTTTTTTCAAAGAAAGAATCTTGATTTTGCAGGTCGTTGGAATTTTGATTGCGCTCGTCGGCCTCGTCGCGTTCGCAGTTGTATCGAATCTGCAAACGACAACCATAGGCATTGGGCTTGTCTTGTTTGCTGCACTTTCGTGGGCGACTTGCAACATGATCGTTAAGCTGACGAAGCCCGCAGACATGATATCGTTTATCGTTTGGTCCAGTCTGTTTTCCGCGCCCGCAATATTAGCGCTGACTCTTATGCTTAAGGGCGCGACACCTTTTATAGAGATTCAGCGCCACATCACCATGCCCGCAGCCTTTTCTGTTTTCTTTCAGGCCTATATCACGACAATATTGGGCTACATGGTCTGGAACAACTTGATGAAGAAGTATCCTTCGACGCAGGTTGCACCGCTCTCGCTCCTCGTTCCTATTTCAGGGATACTGTCTTCATACTTGTTCTTAGGCGAGACGCTGAGTCGGAATCAAACCTTTTCGACATGCGCCACGATCTTTGGCATTGGCCTATTCATGAACGCCGCCCGCATTCGCGCGGCTCTACCCATGAAGAGGGCCAACCTAAAACCTTAAAGTCGCCCCTGCCTTCTCCAGCTAAGGGGCTCGCAGCCCGCGATCGGCGAGCGTCGATGCCGCCGGCACGTTATCGACCATGACTATCGGCGGGACAGCGCAAGCGGCTCGCGTTGAATCAGGGGCGCGTTCAGGCGATACGGACGATTTACGCACCCTTGTCTTCGGCCGCGCGCTCCGACTGACTGGACGCGCTTTCGCCGACGCCTTGCGGATCTTCCGCGTCGAGCGATTCAATCGCCTTCTGCCAGAACTCCTCGGCGCGTCCCTCCGGGCTGCCCTCGCGCTCCCAGATTTCGTATGCACGACGACGAATGCGGTCCTGCTCTTTCTGATCGTCCATCACTGCCTCCCTGTTTTGCGACCACGCGTCGCCGTCGATTACCGCTCTTGAACAGCAACCAGCGTGCCGCACGCGCCGACGCTCAGCGCGCGGATTAAGTCGCCGGTCCGCGGGTTTCGCGGCTGAAGCGGCGAACCGCCTGAGGCGGTTGCCCCGTCGTTCGCACGAAGGCGCGCCGCATTCGCTCGCGATCCGAAAAGCCGACTTCGTCCGCGATCGCGTCCAGCGACAGACGCCCTTTTTCGAGCAGCAGCCGCGCGGCCTCCACGCGCAAATGTTCGACGGCTTTCGCAGGCGATTGCCCCGTCTCGGCGCTGAACGCGCGACTGAACTGACGCGGACTCAGACCGGCGACGTCCGCCAGTTCCTCGACCGTCAGCGGATTGCGCAGATTGCCGTTCGCGTAGTCGATGGCTTTCTGGATGCGGTCGGATTTCGGTTCGAGGTCCAGCAAGGTCGAGAACTGCGACTGCCCGCCCGCGCGCCGGTGATAGATGACGAGCTTGCGCGCGACCGCGCGCGACACGTCCTGTCCGTGATCACGCTCGATCATGGCGAGCGCCATGTCGATGGTGGCCGTCATGCCGGCTGAGGTCCAGATGGGTCCATCGACGATGAAAATCTGGTCCTGTTCCACGACGACTCGCGGAAAACGGCGCTGCAGTTCGTTGGCGAAGCGCCAGTGAGTCGTCGCGCGGCGGCCATCGAGCACGCCGGCTTCGGCAAGAACGAACGCACCCGTGCATGGCGCGGCGATCCGCCTCGACGTGCTCAGCGAGCGCCTGACGAACGCGGTCAGCGCGGGCGACACCGTGTCCGTTTCGACGCCCGAGCCGAACATGACGGTATCGAACGTGACATCGCTGAAAGCCTGCGTCTCGACGCGCACACCCGCCGACGACATCACCAGTCCGCCCCGCTCGGACAGCACCGTGACTTCATATGCCGGTTCGCCCAGCACGGCGTTGGCGAGTTCGAAAGCGGTCACGGCCGCAAACCCGAGCAGGTAGAAACTCGGGAACACCACGAAACCGATTGCATGCATGCCCTGCCCCAGTCATGTCCTGAATCGCTTGTATATATGGCATTTGAGACACGGTCAACGACGATTAAGCTTGCTTCCATTCACCGTTCGCGCGTGCAAGGAGCGCACTTTCGTATGGATCGTCGATTACTGATACTGGCAACGGGCATGTTCGCGATGGGCACCGACAACTTCGTCGTCGCCGGCATCCTGCCGGGCGTGGCGGCGTCGCTGCATACGTCCGTCGGGCTGGCCGGGTTGATGGTGACGTGCTACGCGCTGACCTACGCGCTCGCCGCGCCGGTCATGGCGGCCGTGGCGGGCAACTGGCCGCGCAAGCGTCTGCTGATTTCGGCGTTGGGTATTTTCGTCGCCGGCAACGCGATCAGTGCGCTCGCCACCGACCTGCACTGGGTTCTCGCGGCCCGCGCGCTGGCCGGATTCGGCGCAGCGCTGTTCTCGCCGACCGCGTTGGGCGTCGCGTCGGCGGTGGCGGCGCCCGAAAAGCGCGGCCGCGCGCTCGCCACGGTCACCGCCGGCCTGACGGCGGCCACCGCGCTCGGCTCGCCGATCGGTACGTTCATCGGCGGATTCGGTGGCTGGAGAACGACGCTCTGGTTCGTCACGCTGCTCGGCAGCGTCGCGATGATCGGCGTATGGACGATGCTGCCAGCGGTCCCTCAGCCGGCATCGGTCAGATTGCGGGCGCGGCTCGCGCCGTTGCGCGATGTGCGCGTTGCGCTCACGCTGCTCACGTCGCTATTCGCATTCGGCGGATTTCTGATGGTCTATACGTATGCGGGCGTGGTGCTCGCGCGCGTGACGCACGGCGACGAACGCATTCTCGCGGGCCTGTTCCTGTTGTGGGGCGTGGCGGCGACGGCCGGCAACCTGCTGGCCGGCCGTCTCGTGGATCGCTTCGAGAGCCGCACGCTGATCGATGCGATGCTGTGGCTCGCCATCGTCAATTTCTGCGCGTTGCCGTGGACGTCCGCGCACGCATTCAGCGCGGCGGTCGCGCTCGTGATCTGGGGGATCTGCGGATGGGGTCTCCTCGTTCCGCAACAGCACCGTCTCGTTCATATCTCGCCGAATGTCGCGCCGTTGCTGCTCGCATTGAACAACACGGCGACGTACATCGGACTGGCGTGCTCGGGCTTGCTCGGCGGCGCGCTGATTCCATCGATCGGCGCACGGAATCTGAGCCTCGTCGCCGCCGCGCTAATCGCGCTGGCATTCGTCTGCGCCGAAGCGGCGCATCGCTCAATCAAACGACCGCCCGCTCCCTGGCGCGCGCCGGCCAAGCGGGAGACAGAGGCGGTCTGACTGACTATTGCCCGGTCACTGCGGCTCGTACCACGAATAGGTCGGCAGCGTCGTCAGCGGCGTGCCGATCTGGAACGTGATATCGCGCAGCGAAGTGAGCGGGATGTTGCGCGGATCACCCGTGTAGCGCCGGACATCGCCGTTGTCGTTGATATAGACCACGATGTTGCCCGTGATGCCCGCCACGTTCGTGCTGGAGAGCGGCTGACCCCAGATATCGAACACCTGGCCGAGCGTGAAGGGCTTCACGTTCGGGGTTTCGATATGAATGATGCCGGTGTTGTCGTGCGTATGCGTCTCGTAGTTGCATTGCGGCAGGATGCCGACATTCGCCGGGAACGCGAGCCACTGGCCGTCCTTGAAGATCGCGACATGCGAATGCACGTGGAAGGTTTCAGCCATGCCCGCCGCGCAGATCAGGCCGTCGACCGTCGCGCCGGTGCCGCCCGTCGCCGTGTTGCCGTTCGGCCAGAACGAGCTGCCCACGACGCCGCCGAAACTGAGCGTAGTGACAGTCGAAGTGAACGGCGGCGGATCGGTCCATGTGTAGGTCGCGATCTGGGCCGGCGGCGTCCCGACGACGAGCGTCACTTCGCCATGCGGCGGCAGCACGAGGCTCGCAAGATCGCCGGTGTACTGCGCGATCGTGCCACCCGTATTGACCCATGCGGTCACGGCGCCGGTCAGGCCCGCCAGGTTGGTCGTACTGAGCGGCTGACCCCAGACGGCGAAGAGCTGACCGAGCGTGTACGACGCGTTCGATGTCACGTCCATGCGGATCTTGCCCGACGCATCGACCGTGTGGACCGGATAGACGCAGCCCGTCTGCCGCGCCATGGTCGGCGCCACGGTGCCGATGTTCGCCGGCAGTGCAAGCTGCTTGCCGTTCTGATAGACCGACACATGCGCGTAGCTGTACTTGGCGCCCGCCACCGTGCAGTTGAGGTTGCTGACCGCCTGGCCCGTGCCGCCGGTCGAGGTCGAGCCGTCGCTCCATTGCGCGGCGCCGATCGTCGTGCCGTCGACGAGCGCGGTCGCCGCGGCGAGCGTCGGCGTGGCGTTCGTCGCGGGCGCGCTCGCGCCGGTATCGGGACTCGATGCGGGCGTCGCACCCGATGCGGGCGTGGTGCCCGCGGCCGGTGAACTCGAATTGCTGCCCGATCCGCCGCCACCGCCGCCACAAGCGGCCAGTGTTGCGAGTGCGGCTGCAAGGACTGCGCCGCTCATCCACTGAATGTGTCTCTGTTTCTCTTTGAGCATGTGTCGACTCCGCCCCTCGTCTGAAGGATTGCTTAAGGTGTTGCGGGCTGCACTGCGGGCGCATGCGGGATGCATGCATAGCGTGTGCGCCGGAAGCATCGCGAGTCGTTCCCGACGCAAGAACACACTGCCCGTCAAGACGATCCCGACACGATTGACGCAAGGTTTGACGCCTGTCGCTGCGACATTCGGTTGAACCGAATGTCTCCAGTCGGGCACATGCCGATGGAAGCCAGCGACTCATCGAAAGAGAGAAACCGCGCCGGCAATCTCACGCGCCGGCCAGAGGCAATGTATCGTCGATGCTGCATCGTCGCAAGTAGAACAATCGTCAGGCTCGCATTCAGGCGGCGCGATTTTTTGGTGTGTGCGGTGGCGCACATACGCACGGCCGGGCATTCGGCTTAGGATTCGGGTCCGGCTCGGCATGGGTGTTGCAATTGCATTCCTGCGAGCTGATTCGTGCCACCTTAAGCTCGTATCTGGGCGACAATGGCTTCAGACACAACCATGGAGGCATGCGAATGACTCTGTCAAAGACGCTGTTCCACAGCGTAAGGGACTGGTTGCCCGATAACCTTTTCCTCAGCATTTATCATCGTCGCAGGATCGGGCGTTTTCCGCGCATGCGAAATCCGACGACCTTCAACGAGAAAATCCTGCATCGCTGCCTCAATCCCGACCCGCGTTACGGCGATCTCAGCGACAAGCTGAAAGTGCGCGATTATGTGGCCGGGAAGATCGGCAGCGAATATCTCGTGCCGCTCGTCGCCGCGCCCGAGACGTTCAACGAAGCCGTGTTCGATGCGCTTCCGCAAGCCTTCGTGATGAAAGCGAATCACGGCAGCAGTTTCGTGAAGATCGTGAAGAACAAGGCCGACACCTCGTTCGCGGAGCTCGATGCGCTCGCGCAGCGCTGGCTATCGACGGACTTTTACGCGGTCGCGCGCGAGCGGCATTACCGCACGATCGATCGGCGCATTTTCTTCGAGACGCTGCTGCTCGGGCCGGATGGCATCGTTCCGCCCGATCTGAAGTTCCATGTCTTCAACAAGCAATCGGGCGATCCGAAGATCTTTCTGCTGGTGGTCACGGACCGCTTCGGAGGACATCCGCGCGGCGACGTGTATGACGAAAACTGGAACCGTCTCGACATTTCGATCGGCCACTACGCGCGCAGCCCGGTTCCGGCTCCGCGCCCGGAAAAGCTGGACAAGCTGCTGTCGGTGGCGCGCCAGCTGGCGAGCGACTTTGAGTTCGTGCGCGTCGATCTCTACGATGCCAACGACGCCGTCTATTTCGGCGAACTGACGTTCACGCCCGGCGCAGGCATGTTCCGCATACGGCCGGACAAGGTGGACTACGAGTGGGGACGCCTGATGTAGGTCACTTGCTCATGTACTTGCGCGCCAACGCTTCATAGAGCGGCGGCGCGAACAGTCTCGACACCTGACTCGAAATCAATGCCGTGGCCATCAGCGACAGCACGAGCGCGTGCCCGTTGATCATCTCGATGACGATCACGAATGCCGTGATCGGGCTCTGCGTGACGGCTGCCAGATAGCCGACCATGCCGAGCGCGATCAACATCGGCAATGGCAAATGCGCGCCGCCGAAGATGAGATGCAGCGCGTTGCCGATGCCCGCGCCGATCGCGAGCGACGGCGCGAAGAGTCCGCCCGGCGCGCCGGGAAGATAGGAACCGACCATCGACGCCATTTTCAGCAGCGGATAACTCACGCCGACATCGGAATGAGCTTCGAGCATCTCGCGCGCTTCCGCGTAGCCGCTGCCGAAGGTATGACCGCGCGACGCCAGACCGATCACGGCTATGACGAGGCCGCACGCCGCGCCGAACGCCACCGGATGCGCCTCGCGCCAGGACAGGACGCGCGCCGGCATCCAGCGTTGCGTGTTCAGAAGCAGCCAGCAGAAGATTCCGCCAGCGACGCCCGTGATCGCGCCGACCAGGATGACGGCGAGCGCGAGCGAATCGGGGAAATGGCTGCCCACCAGATCGATCGTGCCGAAGTAGACGTAGTTGCCCTGCAGCGCGAGCGAGACGATACCCGCGAAGATGATCGCCGTGATCAGCACGCCGCTCGTGCGCGCCTCGAAGCTGCGCGTGAGTTCTTCGATGGCGAAGACCACGCCGGCGAGCGGCGCATTGAACGCGGCCGAGAGTCCCGCCGCCGCGCCCGCGAGCGCCAGCTTGCGTTCGAGCGCGCCGCCGCGAATGCTCCGCAGACGCGCCGGATAGAAACGCCGCAAGCTGTACATGAGCGCCGCACCCACATGGATGGTCGGTCCTTCGCGGCCGATCGTGAAGCCCCCTAGGATCGACAGAAACGACACGAAGATCTTGCCGACGAGAATGCGCAGCGTGAGCAGGCGCGGCCCGAGGTCACGCTTGTCATGCAGCGTCGCGATGACCTGCGGGATGCCGCTGCCCTCGGAGCCGGGAAAGAAGCGTCGCGTGAGCCAGACGCTCAATGCGCCGATCGCGGGCGTGAGCAACAAAGGCAGCCACCAGTAACGCGCGTTGGCGCGCAGAAAGGCGTCGTACCCGAAATCGATCAGGCGCGCGTACATGACCGCGATCAGCCCGGTCGCGACTGCGCCGATCCAGAACACGCCGTAATGCAGCCACAGCCGCTTGCCGCGCAAGATCGTGCGTCGGTCGATGAATGCAGGAATACGCATCGAAAAAAGGCCGTTTCAAATTTAAGGCACATTGTGACATAAATTCGCATCGTCCTTCCGATGCGGGTCGACTACGCGGCTATCGGCTCATGCTTCGCCTGCGCCGAACACCCAACTGAACGAACCATAATGAGCCTTGTGTTGCGCCGCGAGCCTGAGCAGACATCGCTCGCCTTTCGCCGTCAAGTGCACTTGCACTTGCCGGCGATCGGTCTTGTCGGTCTTGCGCGTGACGAGCCCCGTCGCCTCGCAGCGCGACACCAGCGCAGCGGTGCCATTGGGCGCGGCCTGCAGGCGCTCCGCAAGCTCGCCGACCGTGGCCCATTTCCGCTCGGGGAAACCGCGTACGTGCAAAAGCAGCTGATACTGGAGCGTGGTGATCCCGGCTGCGTTGGAAATCTCTTCGGATATGCGCAGGAACTTGCGCAATTCATAGCGGAAGTTCGACATCGCTTCCAGATCCAGCTTGTCGGGCAATTCGGCTTTCTGCGTGATGTTCGATGACATGAGTGGGTTCGTTGATTTGTCGTGGCGCAATCGTACTACCCGAACAATCGCGCCCAGAGCGCCCGGACGCGGCGCGCCCGGTCCTCGAAAATAAACGATCCGGCGAGCGCCAACAACCCCGACACCACACCCGTCGATAAATGTTCGAGGTAAGCGTAGCGATAGTGGCTCTCGTGCGAGTAGGCATCGCCCACGATGGTCAGCAAACCTACGATCAACGCATTGCCGTAGCGGTTTTCATAGAGCCTTGCCGCCGGCGTGAACGTCAGCAGCAACGCCAGAATCCCGGTAAAAAGCCCCGTTTTGAATGCGTTCATCCAGTGGCCCATGTTGGCGATGCTGCTCCAGCTTCCCGGCATGCAGGTCATGCACGCACTGGTCGGTTGCCAGAATCGCTGGATGAATACTCTGATGCGGCGCTTCCACATGCTCGACATGATCGATGCCCTCACCCGCAGTCTTCCGAATCTGCCAGATTCGCCTGGCCCGAACGCGCGCCATCGATGCGCTGAAGCGCGTACAGAAAGCCCATCGTCCTGCCCGCCTCGCTGAGCCGCTCCAGTTCTTCTGACAATGCCTCGTCCCGATTCCCTCTTCCACACGCGACGAGCGCGCGCGCACGCGCCACC includes:
- a CDS encoding MFS transporter, which translates into the protein MDRRLLILATGMFAMGTDNFVVAGILPGVAASLHTSVGLAGLMVTCYALTYALAAPVMAAVAGNWPRKRLLISALGIFVAGNAISALATDLHWVLAARALAGFGAALFSPTALGVASAVAAPEKRGRALATVTAGLTAATALGSPIGTFIGGFGGWRTTLWFVTLLGSVAMIGVWTMLPAVPQPASVRLRARLAPLRDVRVALTLLTSLFAFGGFLMVYTYAGVVLARVTHGDERILAGLFLLWGVAATAGNLLAGRLVDRFESRTLIDAMLWLAIVNFCALPWTSAHAFSAAVALVIWGICGWGLLVPQQHRLVHISPNVAPLLLALNNTATYIGLACSGLLGGALIPSIGARNLSLVAAALIALAFVCAEAAHRSIKRPPAPWRAPAKRETEAV
- a CDS encoding EamA family transporter, coding for MKLNRLDLLLGILVTILWGCNFTVIEVGLKSLDPFVLTFLRFLCCAFPAVFFIPRPRNVATKFIAAYGFLFGVGLWWVVNFAMYNGLSAGTSSVFLQFSAFFTIILSRIFFKERILILQVVGILIALVGLVAFAVVSNLQTTTIGIGLVLFAALSWATCNMIVKLTKPADMISFIVWSSLFSAPAILALTLMLKGATPFIEIQRHITMPAAFSVFFQAYITTILGYMVWNNLMKKYPSTQVAPLSLLVPISGILSSYLFLGETLSRNQTFSTCATIFGIGLFMNAARIRAALPMKRANLKP
- a CDS encoding GlxA family transcriptional regulator → MHAIGFVVFPSFYLLGFAAVTAFELANAVLGEPAYEVTVLSERGGLVMSSAGVRVETQAFSDVTFDTVMFGSGVETDTVSPALTAFVRRSLSTSRRIAAPCTGAFVLAEAGVLDGRRATTHWRFANELQRRFPRVVVEQDQIFIVDGPIWTSAGMTATIDMALAMIERDHGQDVSRAVARKLVIYHRRAGGQSQFSTLLDLEPKSDRIQKAIDYANGNLRNPLTVEELADVAGLSPRQFSRAFSAETGQSPAKAVEHLRVEAARLLLEKGRLSLDAIADEVGFSDRERMRRAFVRTTGQPPQAVRRFSRETRGPAT
- a CDS encoding ATP-grasp fold amidoligase family protein; the encoded protein is MTLSKTLFHSVRDWLPDNLFLSIYHRRRIGRFPRMRNPTTFNEKILHRCLNPDPRYGDLSDKLKVRDYVAGKIGSEYLVPLVAAPETFNEAVFDALPQAFVMKANHGSSFVKIVKNKADTSFAELDALAQRWLSTDFYAVARERHYRTIDRRIFFETLLLGPDGIVPPDLKFHVFNKQSGDPKIFLLVVTDRFGGHPRGDVYDENWNRLDISIGHYARSPVPAPRPEKLDKLLSVARQLASDFEFVRVDLYDANDAVYFGELTFTPGAGMFRIRPDKVDYEWGRLM
- a CDS encoding MarR family winged helix-turn-helix transcriptional regulator, which gives rise to MSSNITQKAELPDKLDLEAMSNFRYELRKFLRISEEISNAAGITTLQYQLLLHVRGFPERKWATVGELAERLQAAPNGTAALVSRCEATGLVTRKTDKTDRRQVQVHLTAKGERCLLRLAAQHKAHYGSFSWVFGAGEA
- a CDS encoding DUF2934 domain-containing protein — encoded protein: MDDQKEQDRIRRRAYEIWEREGSPEGRAEEFWQKAIESLDAEDPQGVGESASSQSERAAEDKGA
- a CDS encoding chloride channel protein: MRIPAFIDRRTILRGKRLWLHYGVFWIGAVATGLIAVMYARLIDFGYDAFLRANARYWWLPLLLTPAIGALSVWLTRRFFPGSEGSGIPQVIATLHDKRDLGPRLLTLRILVGKIFVSFLSILGGFTIGREGPTIHVGAALMYSLRRFYPARLRSIRGGALERKLALAGAAAGLSAAFNAPLAGVVFAIEELTRSFEARTSGVLITAIIFAGIVSLALQGNYVYFGTIDLVGSHFPDSLALAVILVGAITGVAGGIFCWLLLNTQRWMPARVLSWREAHPVAFGAACGLVIAVIGLASRGHTFGSGYAEAREMLEAHSDVGVSYPLLKMASMVGSYLPGAPGGLFAPSLAIGAGIGNALHLIFGGAHLPLPMLIALGMVGYLAAVTQSPITAFVIVIEMINGHALVLSLMATALISSQVSRLFAPPLYEALARKYMSK